From the genome of Triticum aestivum cultivar Chinese Spring chromosome 3B, IWGSC CS RefSeq v2.1, whole genome shotgun sequence, one region includes:
- the LOC123066463 gene encoding CASP-like protein 5B3, whose protein sequence is MKRVVGSPGTWSGMALRLSQCVCAAASTFSMVSGFGYSNYSAFFYLIVALILQIMWSSRLAYKDIFALRNKKDLHTRDNLLFIVIVDWVMAIFMFSAACASASLTIFLMWDVNFCGTYSRLACQQFALSVVLAFITWLLQAASSFSVFWLLVSFY, encoded by the exons ATGAAGCGTGTAGTGG ggagCCCAGGGACATGGAGCGGCATGGCGCTGCGGCTGTCGCAGTGCGTCTGCGCCGCCGCGTCTACCTTCTCCATGGTCTCCGGCTTCGGCTACTCCAACTACAGCGCCTTCTT CTACTTGATTGTAGCGTTGATCCTGCAGATTATGTGGAGTTCGCGCCTTGCTTATAAGGATATCTTTGCTCTAAGGAATAAAAAGGATCTTCACACCCGGGATAATCTATTGTTCATTGTTATAGTTGACTGG GTCATGGCGATTTTCATGTTCTCAGCAGCCTGTGCCTCCGCGAGCCTGACAATTTTCCTCATGTGGGATGTGAACTTCTGCGGGACATACTCGCGGCTGGCCTGCCAGCAGTTTGCGCTTTCGGTCGTCCTGGCGTTCATCACGTGGTTGCTGCAAGCTGCGTCTTCTTTCTCCGTGTTCTGGCTACTGGTTTCGTTCTACTAG